One segment of Natronosalvus halobius DNA contains the following:
- a CDS encoding ribbon-helix-helix domain-containing protein, with the protein MERVTLRIPKQQIEEVEQLVETGEFPNRSEAIRSAVREMINDQYEGRHEQPGKRGWAKV; encoded by the coding sequence ATGGAGCGTGTGACACTGCGAATTCCGAAACAGCAGATCGAAGAAGTCGAACAGCTGGTCGAGACGGGGGAGTTTCCAAACCGGAGTGAAGCTATCCGTTCGGCCGTCCGAGAAATGATCAACGACCAGTACGAGGGTCGCCACGAACAGCCGGGTAAACGCGGCTGGGCGAAGGTGTAA
- a CDS encoding double zinc ribbon domain-containing protein → MGKITFRADDDLVAELEAFDASKSEVMREALRAFLDEQPTDGVDARPTDDARADAPDDSLDALLEERIDSLLERRLSARQSSSGQDVNVSIALEGVEATRARETEFTPAPAMDEETRAADHTGTSNGSTRDQPARSVEDRPARGASACGQCGTGLESEHVFCPNCGEKATHRVFCDCGDEVRSDWAFCPSCGRRTPAADVLESNQS, encoded by the coding sequence ATGGGAAAGATCACGTTCCGCGCGGACGACGACCTCGTCGCCGAACTCGAGGCCTTCGATGCCTCGAAGAGCGAGGTCATGCGCGAGGCACTCCGAGCGTTCCTGGACGAGCAGCCGACAGACGGTGTCGACGCCCGTCCGACCGACGACGCTCGCGCCGACGCTCCGGACGACAGCCTCGACGCCTTGCTCGAGGAACGGATCGACTCCCTACTCGAGCGGCGATTGTCCGCTCGTCAGTCGTCGAGCGGCCAGGACGTCAACGTCTCCATCGCGCTCGAGGGCGTCGAGGCGACGCGTGCACGCGAGACCGAATTCACTCCCGCTCCAGCAATGGATGAGGAGACGCGCGCGGCCGACCACACAGGCACCTCGAACGGCTCGACGCGAGATCAGCCGGCGCGTTCGGTCGAGGACCGTCCCGCTCGAGGCGCGAGCGCATGTGGCCAGTGTGGAACGGGACTCGAGTCCGAACACGTCTTCTGCCCCAACTGCGGGGAGAAGGCAACCCACCGCGTCTTCTGTGACTGCGGGGACGAGGTGCGATCGGACTGGGCGTTCTGCCCGAGCTGTGGCCGTCGAACGCCGGCAGCGGACGTGCTCGAGTCGAATCAGTCGTGA
- a CDS encoding PQQ-dependent sugar dehydrogenase — protein sequence MFDRPSRLSRRHLLTATAAASTALVGCSMPDSADESRPDEDEGGEREHDGDETVETGPSNDSGDESPQSPLEADVDPKPLLVDLEVPWEIAFTPTDEVFVSERAGRLLRLDAETLLETADDPIRVGDVPDEQRQEWPGESIQGIAIHPSYPNPAYVYLYYNVGGANRVGRFDAESSDPEATHEVLLEGIAGDHTIGGEITFGPDGALWVTAGTAEKTPAQDPGSLGGTVLRLTADGEPSPDNPDIDGADPRVFSYGHRNPQGIAWLADDTPVCVDHGPNGRDEVTVLRPGANYGWPDVQGGPDDPEYESYDAHEDVAPPLVNTGPDDTWAPSACVRYTGDAIPEWRDRLLVGTLQRQSLAVLSLRSSDADAEGPFQDDDAQRFDAPWLDDAYTVTAHHLLENEFGRVRTVTQAPDGSVLLGTSNRDGMAHEPFPLERDDAIVQLRPS from the coding sequence ATGTTTGATCGGCCGAGTCGACTCTCCCGTCGCCATCTGCTCACTGCAACTGCGGCCGCTAGCACCGCGCTCGTCGGTTGTTCGATGCCCGACAGCGCCGACGAGTCACGACCGGATGAAGATGAAGGCGGGGAGCGAGAGCACGACGGGGACGAAACCGTCGAAACCGGGCCCTCGAACGATTCTGGCGACGAATCACCCCAATCGCCGCTCGAGGCCGACGTCGACCCCAAGCCGCTGCTCGTCGACCTCGAAGTCCCCTGGGAGATCGCGTTTACGCCCACCGACGAGGTCTTCGTCTCCGAACGCGCGGGACGATTGCTGCGCCTGGACGCGGAGACGCTGCTCGAGACAGCCGACGATCCGATACGGGTGGGCGACGTTCCCGACGAGCAACGACAGGAGTGGCCAGGCGAGTCGATCCAGGGGATCGCCATCCACCCATCGTACCCGAATCCTGCGTACGTCTACCTGTATTACAACGTGGGCGGGGCAAACCGCGTCGGTCGATTCGACGCCGAATCGAGCGATCCAGAGGCGACCCACGAGGTGCTCCTGGAGGGCATCGCCGGGGACCACACAATCGGCGGCGAGATCACGTTCGGTCCCGACGGAGCGCTCTGGGTCACGGCCGGGACCGCCGAGAAAACGCCTGCACAGGACCCCGGGAGCCTCGGCGGGACGGTCCTCAGGCTGACGGCGGACGGCGAGCCTTCACCGGACAATCCCGACATCGACGGCGCCGACCCCCGGGTGTTCTCCTACGGACACCGCAACCCGCAGGGAATCGCCTGGCTCGCCGACGACACGCCCGTTTGCGTCGACCACGGGCCGAACGGCCGCGACGAGGTGACCGTCCTCCGGCCCGGCGCGAACTACGGCTGGCCGGACGTCCAGGGCGGTCCCGACGACCCCGAGTACGAGTCCTACGACGCCCACGAGGACGTCGCGCCGCCGCTCGTCAACACCGGGCCGGACGACACGTGGGCACCCAGCGCGTGCGTTCGGTACACTGGTGACGCCATCCCCGAGTGGCGCGACCGCCTCCTGGTCGGGACGCTACAGCGCCAGTCTCTCGCCGTCCTCTCGCTCCGGTCGTCCGACGCGGACGCCGAGGGTCCGTTCCAGGACGACGACGCACAGCGGTTTGACGCCCCCTGGCTCGACGACGCCTACACCGTAACCGCCCATCACCTTCTCGAGAACGAATTCGGACGAGTCCGGACCGTCACGCAGGCCCCGGACGGGAGCGTCCTCCTCGGGACCTCGAACCGCGACGGGATGGCCCACGAGCCGTTCCCGCTCGAGCGCGACGATGCAATCGTGCAGCTTCGGCCGTCCTAA
- a CDS encoding HAD family hydrolase, whose product MTAYDAVIFDSDGVLVHPPTDDVQAEATTAAFEAMGVETVDRAIVDELCDGVPAERVRELCRRYDLEPEPFWRTWEDHDERSQFHRFRDGTRGPYDDIEAVETLDHPCGIVSNNHHTTIEFVLEYFDLEHLFETYYGREKTLESLALQKPNGHYLERALADLDVEADRALYVGDSESDVLAAHRAGMDSVFVRRDHCRDVELSEGATYEVAGLDAIPQIVR is encoded by the coding sequence GTGACAGCCTACGACGCAGTCATCTTCGACAGTGACGGCGTGCTCGTGCACCCGCCGACCGACGACGTCCAGGCGGAGGCCACGACGGCCGCGTTCGAAGCGATGGGCGTCGAAACCGTCGACCGAGCGATCGTCGACGAACTCTGTGACGGCGTCCCCGCCGAGCGGGTCCGGGAACTCTGTCGCCGGTACGACCTCGAGCCGGAGCCGTTCTGGCGGACGTGGGAGGATCACGACGAACGATCCCAGTTTCACCGGTTCAGGGACGGAACGCGCGGACCGTACGACGACATCGAAGCGGTCGAGACACTCGACCATCCCTGTGGGATCGTCAGCAACAATCACCACACTACGATCGAGTTCGTCCTCGAGTACTTCGACCTCGAGCACCTGTTCGAGACGTATTACGGCCGGGAGAAGACCCTCGAGAGCCTGGCGTTGCAAAAGCCGAACGGACACTACCTCGAGCGGGCGCTGGCCGACCTCGACGTCGAGGCCGACCGTGCGCTCTACGTCGGAGACAGCGAGAGCGACGTACTCGCCGCCCACCGGGCGGGAATGGACTCGGTGTTCGTTCGACGAGACCACTGTCGGGACGTCGAACTTTCGGAGGGCGCCACCTACGAAGTGGCAGGCCTGGACGCGATTCCGCAGATCGTGCGGTAG
- a CDS encoding DUF5789 family protein, with product MSDQPPDADSSAGSGQGDPDPGPDPDPDPERVQERARERQSSRAESTEDVLETVETHLGDLEYPVSSEEIAAEYGSEPIDLPNETETMGSVFDRLAGETYDTPEEAREAIFGQLTGEAGGRTEANPERDLESLDEAEQGSPSESGGSGL from the coding sequence ATGAGTGACCAGCCACCAGATGCCGATTCGAGTGCGGGTTCCGGCCAGGGCGACCCCGACCCCGGTCCTGATCCCGACCCCGATCCCGAACGCGTCCAGGAGCGCGCGCGAGAGCGCCAGTCGTCCCGGGCCGAGTCGACCGAGGACGTCCTGGAGACCGTCGAAACGCACCTGGGCGACCTCGAGTATCCCGTCTCGAGCGAGGAAATCGCGGCCGAGTACGGAAGTGAACCGATCGACCTGCCCAACGAGACCGAGACGATGGGGAGCGTCTTCGATCGGTTGGCCGGCGAGACCTACGACACGCCCGAGGAGGCCAGAGAGGCGATTTTCGGGCAGCTTACCGGCGAGGCGGGCGGGCGAACAGAGGCGAACCCGGAGCGCGACCTCGAGTCGCTGGATGAGGCGGAACAGGGGTCGCCGAGCGAGAGCGGAGGCAGTGGTCTCTGA
- the pcp gene encoding pyroglutamyl-peptidase I produces MSTILVTGYEPFGEFETNPARQLATALDGTRVAGATLVGRELPVAFDRARPALVEHIERHDPTLVVSLGLAAGRPALSLERVGINLRDTAGTPDNDHRSVLDDPVDVGGPDAYFSTLPVREMQTAMREAGVPTTLSTSAGTHLCNDILYATRRYVETNDLETRSGFVHVPLSHEQAATRETTQPSMALETMRRGIEVELKTALGIGLETALEE; encoded by the coding sequence ATGTCGACGATCCTCGTGACGGGCTACGAACCGTTCGGCGAGTTCGAAACGAATCCGGCGCGCCAACTAGCCACAGCGCTCGACGGCACCCGAGTGGCGGGAGCAACCCTTGTCGGGCGCGAACTCCCGGTAGCCTTCGACCGGGCGCGTCCCGCGCTCGTCGAACACATCGAGCGCCACGACCCGACGCTGGTCGTCTCGCTCGGTCTGGCCGCCGGCAGACCCGCGCTCTCGCTCGAGCGCGTGGGTATCAACCTCCGTGACACCGCGGGGACGCCGGACAACGACCACCGCTCGGTCCTGGACGACCCGGTCGACGTCGGGGGACCGGACGCGTACTTCTCGACGCTCCCGGTTCGTGAGATGCAAACGGCCATGCGCGAGGCCGGCGTTCCGACGACGCTGTCGACGTCGGCGGGCACCCACCTCTGTAACGATATCCTCTACGCGACGCGTCGATACGTCGAGACGAACGACCTCGAGACCCGGTCGGGGTTCGTCCACGTCCCGCTGAGTCACGAGCAGGCAGCCACCCGCGAGACCACGCAGCCGAGCATGGCGCTCGAGACGATGCGACGCGGGATTGAGGTCGAATTGAAGACGGCACTCGGGATCGGTCTCGAGACGGCACTCGAGGAGTGA
- the thrC gene encoding threonine synthase: MPPMRVCYACERTFETPRARCDCGEPLWRPIEPLESCPSDAGSSGRSIWRYDAVLPASQPTGDLEAGGAAVWRSRSLESYAGANVWLADEGRNPTGSFKDRGSAVGVAATLEAGIDRVGTVSHGNMASSVAAHAAAAGIDCTVLVPADIAEERIRAIARFDPQIVRVHGDYGRLYYDALELGRRHGIQFLNSDVPLRVAGQKTLAFDLLETVPSLDAIVLPVSSGGNASAVWKGLLELRAGGLLESLPRLYLIQAAACDPIAAAYRSDRERVDPASGVKETVAYSIANADPPSGTRALAAVRDTDGAALSVDDDAILEAQDRLARDAGVRVEPASATTVAGLRRLTERGDVGPDETVACVLTGRGYGGEGELPSAPVVDREDLESSLDSE, encoded by the coding sequence ATGCCTCCGATGCGCGTCTGCTACGCCTGCGAACGAACGTTCGAGACCCCTCGAGCCCGGTGTGACTGTGGTGAACCGCTGTGGCGGCCCATCGAGCCACTCGAGAGCTGTCCCTCGGACGCTGGCTCGAGCGGGCGATCGATCTGGCGGTACGACGCTGTGCTCCCGGCGAGCCAGCCGACGGGCGACCTCGAGGCCGGCGGTGCGGCGGTCTGGCGAAGCCGCTCCCTCGAAAGCTACGCTGGAGCGAACGTCTGGCTCGCCGACGAGGGACGAAACCCGACGGGGAGCTTCAAGGATCGAGGAAGCGCTGTCGGCGTCGCGGCCACCCTCGAGGCCGGAATCGATCGCGTCGGGACCGTCTCCCACGGCAACATGGCGTCGAGTGTGGCGGCACACGCGGCGGCCGCCGGGATCGACTGCACCGTCCTGGTCCCTGCGGACATCGCCGAGGAGCGAATCCGGGCCATCGCCCGGTTCGACCCGCAAATCGTCCGCGTCCATGGTGACTACGGCCGACTGTATTACGACGCCCTCGAACTCGGGCGAAGGCACGGAATCCAGTTCCTCAACTCCGACGTTCCGCTCCGGGTCGCGGGCCAGAAGACGCTCGCGTTCGACCTCCTGGAGACCGTTCCCTCGCTGGACGCCATCGTCCTCCCGGTCAGCAGCGGCGGCAACGCGAGCGCGGTCTGGAAGGGGCTCCTGGAGTTACGCGCCGGCGGATTACTCGAGTCGCTGCCGCGATTGTACCTGATCCAGGCGGCGGCCTGCGATCCGATCGCGGCGGCGTATCGGTCAGATCGAGAGCGCGTCGATCCCGCTTCGGGCGTGAAAGAGACTGTCGCCTATTCCATCGCCAACGCCGACCCGCCAAGCGGGACCCGTGCGCTTGCGGCCGTTCGCGACACCGACGGCGCCGCCCTCTCGGTCGACGACGACGCGATCCTCGAGGCCCAGGACCGCCTCGCTCGCGACGCTGGTGTGCGCGTCGAACCCGCCTCGGCAACTACGGTAGCGGGGCTTCGCCGACTGACCGAGCGCGGAGACGTCGGCCCGGACGAGACGGTCGCCTGTGTACTGACCGGGCGCGGCTACGGCGGCGAGGGCGAGCTTCCGTCGGCGCCAGTCGTCGACCGGGAGGACCTCGAGTCGTCGCTCGACTCCGAGTGA
- a CDS encoding DUF5808 domain-containing protein, producing the protein MADKPTSGEIFGVPYNFERPSFGRMLSSYWQPGEGMLVEKPFGVGYTLNLANWRSWIVVVIAGALLWQEQSPSSDSESDSESAIDPVEVIVDDESDD; encoded by the coding sequence ATGGCAGACAAACCGACCTCCGGTGAGATTTTCGGTGTCCCGTACAACTTCGAGCGACCGAGTTTCGGCCGAATGCTCTCGTCGTACTGGCAACCCGGTGAGGGAATGCTCGTCGAGAAGCCCTTCGGCGTCGGCTACACGCTCAACCTGGCCAACTGGCGCTCCTGGATCGTCGTCGTCATCGCGGGCGCGTTGCTCTGGCAGGAACAGTCGCCGTCGTCGGATTCGGAGTCGGATTCGGAGTCGGCGATCGATCCGGTCGAAGTGATCGTCGACGACGAGAGCGACGACTGA
- a CDS encoding lipoate--protein ligase family protein codes for MTDLVDREWRLIRDDPRDGATQMSLEEIAARTALEDDLRTVRVYDWEPSTLSLGYQQEPDTVDWDFCEEHGIDVTRRQTGGGGIYHDAVADISYTIVAPAAEVPGDLMDCYAMFCEPILEAFSRMGVDADFAESKQEAIYRPSCYLRDIHPAHDVVAPASESETKKISGNAQYRQRDVVIQHGSLSFDIEPETHVGVFAADVEPETFTDRVTSIREQAGIDREEAVDYLANALGGWCDAEEGEWRAAELEAAADLAERKFGAEGWVRDRALEA; via the coding sequence ATGACCGACCTCGTCGACCGCGAGTGGCGCCTGATCAGGGACGACCCCAGGGACGGAGCGACCCAGATGTCCCTCGAAGAAATCGCCGCGCGAACGGCGCTCGAGGACGACCTGCGTACCGTTCGGGTCTACGACTGGGAACCCAGCACGCTCTCGCTGGGCTACCAGCAGGAACCCGACACCGTCGACTGGGATTTCTGCGAGGAACACGGAATCGACGTCACCCGACGGCAGACCGGCGGCGGCGGCATCTACCACGACGCCGTCGCGGACATCTCCTACACCATCGTCGCCCCGGCCGCGGAAGTCCCCGGCGACCTGATGGACTGTTACGCCATGTTCTGTGAACCCATCCTGGAGGCGTTCTCGCGGATGGGCGTCGACGCCGACTTCGCGGAGTCGAAACAGGAGGCCATCTACCGCCCATCGTGTTATCTCCGGGACATCCACCCCGCTCACGACGTGGTGGCCCCCGCGAGCGAGTCCGAGACGAAGAAAATCAGCGGCAACGCCCAGTACCGCCAGCGCGACGTCGTCATCCAGCACGGCTCGCTGAGTTTCGACATCGAGCCTGAAACCCACGTCGGCGTCTTCGCCGCGGACGTCGAGCCGGAGACGTTTACGGACCGCGTCACGAGCATCCGCGAACAGGCGGGAATCGACCGCGAGGAGGCCGTCGACTACCTCGCCAACGCGCTCGGTGGGTGGTGTGACGCCGAGGAGGGCGAGTGGCGGGCCGCGGAACTCGAGGCTGCGGCCGACCTGGCCGAGCGGAAGTTCGGCGCCGAAGGCTGGGTTCGCGACCGCGCACTCGAGGCCTGA
- a CDS encoding metal ABC transporter substrate-binding protein, whose translation MSERLRSSDGPSISRRQALASGAGALVTGTAGCLAGVRGSPSGNEDGSPVVAASFFSFYDFGRKVAENTPVQVTNLVPTGLHGHGWEPDASITRDIIEADAFIHVGADFQPWADRAIQTLEDDGVDTALINAREGIELVSLAASLDPEEEGVGDGRGLDPHFWLDPQRAKRSVDNIADGLIEVAPDHEETLLANAEAYKADVLDRIDADYERIFETASRDVVQLAAHNAFQYVGVRYGVEMRPLVTNLAASGNVAPSDIVAAKKTIEENDIEYIGAAVFETRKPAEQLLAETPVEAYFPVTPYAGVYEEWVDAGWGYEEIAYNINMPTFNVVLGNEPPDEAGPDGWADEWRNFE comes from the coding sequence ATGAGCGAGCGATTACGGTCGTCGGACGGACCCTCGATTTCCCGTCGTCAGGCACTCGCGAGCGGCGCTGGCGCCCTCGTCACCGGAACTGCGGGCTGTCTCGCGGGCGTCAGAGGGAGTCCGTCGGGGAACGAGGACGGGTCGCCGGTCGTCGCGGCGTCGTTTTTCAGCTTCTACGACTTCGGGCGCAAGGTGGCGGAGAATACGCCTGTCCAGGTGACGAACCTGGTTCCGACCGGCCTCCACGGCCACGGCTGGGAACCGGACGCAAGCATCACGCGCGACATCATCGAGGCGGACGCGTTCATCCACGTCGGCGCCGACTTCCAGCCCTGGGCCGACCGGGCGATTCAGACGCTGGAGGACGACGGGGTCGACACGGCGTTGATCAATGCCCGCGAGGGCATCGAACTGGTCTCGCTGGCGGCCAGCCTGGACCCGGAAGAGGAGGGCGTCGGCGACGGACGGGGTCTGGATCCGCACTTCTGGCTCGATCCCCAGCGAGCGAAGCGCTCCGTCGACAATATCGCCGACGGCCTGATCGAGGTCGCCCCCGACCACGAGGAGACGCTCCTGGCGAACGCCGAGGCGTACAAGGCTGACGTCCTGGATCGGATCGACGCGGACTACGAGCGAATCTTCGAGACGGCTTCGCGGGACGTGGTCCAGCTCGCGGCCCACAACGCGTTCCAGTACGTCGGCGTTCGCTACGGCGTCGAGATGCGGCCGCTGGTCACGAACCTCGCCGCGAGCGGGAACGTCGCCCCGAGCGACATCGTCGCGGCCAAGAAGACCATCGAGGAGAACGACATCGAGTACATCGGTGCCGCGGTCTTCGAGACGCGCAAACCGGCCGAGCAGTTGCTCGCGGAGACGCCCGTCGAGGCCTACTTCCCCGTGACGCCGTACGCCGGCGTCTACGAGGAGTGGGTCGACGCGGGCTGGGGGTACGAAGAGATCGCGTACAACATCAACATGCCCACGTTCAACGTCGTTCTCGGCAACGAACCGCCGGACGAGGCCGGACCGGACGGCTGGGCCGACGAGTGGCGAAACTTCGAGTGA
- a CDS encoding metal ABC transporter ATP-binding protein, protein MHTTPTQEPSTNAVGVEAPVIELADVDFGYASTPVVEDVSLRVDPGEYVAIVGPNGSGKSTLMRLALGLLQPDRGTARLFDEPAHRFDDGARVGYVAQRASASTEMPITVREVVKMGRFPHVRFGRLDEADWAIVDRALETVGMHAFADRRITNLSGGQRQRAFIARALAGEADLLVLDEPTVGVDAESVEAFYDLLESLNDSGITVLLIEHDLGAVTAHADRIVCLNREVYFDGTAEAFVESDALGRAFGAAAAIVGDRR, encoded by the coding sequence ATGCACACGACACCCACCCAGGAACCCTCTACGAACGCTGTCGGCGTGGAGGCGCCCGTCATCGAACTCGCTGACGTCGACTTCGGATACGCGTCGACGCCGGTCGTCGAGGACGTCTCGCTTCGCGTCGACCCCGGCGAGTACGTTGCCATCGTCGGCCCGAACGGCTCCGGGAAGTCGACGCTCATGCGACTCGCACTCGGATTACTCCAGCCGGACCGGGGCACCGCACGCCTGTTCGACGAACCCGCCCACCGCTTCGACGACGGCGCTCGAGTCGGCTACGTCGCCCAGCGGGCGAGCGCCTCGACGGAGATGCCGATCACGGTTCGCGAGGTCGTGAAGATGGGCCGGTTCCCTCACGTTCGCTTCGGTCGCCTGGACGAGGCGGACTGGGCAATCGTCGACCGCGCCCTCGAGACGGTCGGAATGCACGCGTTCGCCGACCGGCGGATCACGAACCTCTCCGGGGGCCAGCGCCAGCGAGCGTTCATCGCGCGGGCGCTCGCGGGCGAGGCGGACCTGCTCGTCCTGGACGAGCCGACCGTCGGCGTCGACGCCGAATCGGTCGAGGCGTTCTACGACCTGCTCGAATCGCTCAACGATTCGGGGATCACCGTCCTCCTGATCGAACACGACCTGGGCGCGGTGACCGCCCACGCCGACCGGATCGTCTGTCTCAACCGCGAGGTGTACTTCGACGGGACGGCGGAGGCGTTCGTCGAGAGCGACGCGCTCGGCCGGGCGTTCGGGGCGGCAGCGGCCATCGTGGGTGACCGCCGATGA
- a CDS encoding metal ABC transporter permease produces the protein MSGLAAGPLQSSPLNSLQSGPVDVALEPLYWLLEAWYWLLSQLYYVTGLEMIHPEYAFMHRAILVGLCIGVMAPLIGTFLVHRQLALIGDALAHTAFAGVAVGLFVNATLSFSVSPYLTAIVVAVIAALFIELISEYTDAYNDVSMAIVLSTGFALGTVLISLNAGGLTVSIDQYLFGNLSTVSAENAVLLLVLFAVVVGTVALTRNQLLYVTFDEVAAEVAGIPVRWYNRVMVMLTALVVVGAMQIMGVILVAAMLVVPVAGASQVARSFSQALLASVVLAELAVVIGIGVAYYAEATAGGVVVLVAVAIYVGCVGLGKLFTGTHREESVTDVDAIDGDGASLE, from the coding sequence ATGAGTGGACTGGCCGCCGGCCCGTTGCAGTCGAGCCCTCTCAACTCGCTGCAATCGGGGCCCGTCGACGTCGCCCTCGAACCGCTGTACTGGCTGCTCGAGGCGTGGTACTGGCTCCTGTCCCAGCTGTACTACGTTACGGGGCTCGAGATGATTCACCCCGAGTACGCGTTCATGCACCGGGCGATCCTGGTCGGCCTCTGCATCGGCGTGATGGCCCCGCTCATCGGCACCTTCCTGGTCCACCGCCAGCTCGCGCTCATCGGCGATGCCCTCGCACACACCGCGTTTGCGGGCGTCGCGGTCGGCCTGTTCGTCAACGCGACCCTGTCGTTCTCGGTGTCGCCGTACCTGACGGCCATCGTCGTCGCGGTGATCGCCGCGTTGTTCATCGAACTCATCTCAGAGTACACCGACGCCTACAACGACGTCTCGATGGCGATTGTCCTCTCGACGGGGTTCGCCCTCGGGACGGTGCTCATCAGCCTCAACGCGGGCGGGCTCACCGTGTCGATCGACCAGTACCTCTTCGGGAACCTCTCGACGGTGTCGGCCGAAAACGCGGTCCTCCTGCTCGTGTTGTTCGCCGTCGTCGTCGGCACGGTCGCGCTCACCCGCAATCAACTGCTGTACGTCACCTTCGACGAAGTGGCCGCCGAGGTCGCGGGGATTCCCGTGCGCTGGTACAATCGCGTGATGGTGATGCTTACCGCGCTGGTCGTCGTCGGCGCGATGCAGATCATGGGCGTCATCCTCGTGGCAGCGATGCTGGTCGTCCCCGTCGCCGGCGCCTCGCAGGTCGCACGAAGCTTCTCACAGGCGCTGCTGGCGTCGGTCGTTCTCGCCGAACTCGCCGTCGTCATCGGTATCGGGGTCGCGTACTACGCCGAGGCGACCGCCGGCGGCGTCGTCGTGCTGGTCGCCGTCGCCATCTACGTCGGCTGTGTCGGCCTCGGCAAGCTCTTCACCGGAACCCACCGCGAGGAGTCGGTGACGGACGTCGACGCGATCGACGGCGACGGGGCCTCGCTCGAGTGA